The Deltaproteobacteria bacterium genome includes the window CGCCGGCCGGGCGGAACGTGAACGGGTAGCGAACGTTGACCAACCCGCCGCCCTTCGGCTTCGGGAACTGGATGGTCTTGATCGCCGCGGCGACGCAGTTTTCGACGGTCTTGTCGCCGATCCCGCCCGCGGTCACCGACAGCACCGCGCCGTTGCCGCTGATGGTGAAGTTGGTGACCACCGTACCCGACAGCTTCTGATTCACGAGCAGTTGCTTCTCGTAGCAGTACTTGATCTGGGGCAGCTTCTTGCGGATGTAGCGGCGAATGATGCTCTTGTCGAGATCGCCGGTCGCCGTGGCGTGGCCGATGCTCACCTGCGGCGGCCGCGCCTTGCGCCCGCGCATACCACCGCCCGCCGACCCGATGCCGTAGCCCGACCCCGTGCCGGAGCCGTGGCCGATCGTGCCGTAGCGCCCCGTGCCGATCGTGCCCCACCCGGTACCGCCGCCGCCGGGCCCCGTTCCCTTGAGACCGTAGCCCCAGCCGCCCTGCATCTCGCCCACCTCATTGCCGATGAGACCGCCGTAGACGTCGCGATCGTCGAGGCCCGAGCTGAAATCGCCCGTCCCGGTGATCGACGCGAACGCCCCGCCCGGCTGTGCATTGAACGCGCCGAGGATGCCCGACGTGCGCGCGGCCTCCATCGCCTGCTGGCGCGCGAGCTGCGGATCTCCGTCGTAGTTGCGCTTCATTGCGTACTGACCCGACTGCCGCGTCGAATCCTTCTTGCCCATCTTGCCCTCGTCGAGCGCCATCTTCGTACCGGTGCCACCCGACTTGTCGTCCCCCTTGTCATCCTCCGCGAGTTGCTCCTCCTGCTTCGGATCCTCGACCGGAGCAGTCTGCACGCGCGCCATGCGCATGTCGCCCCCGAGAGGATCGAAGAACATGGTTTCCGCCGACGGCGGCGCCGAGAACGCGAGCGCGAGGAAGCCGAGCATGACGGCGGCCGCACCGCCGACGTACGACAGGATCGTGCGGTCGATCGTCGCCAGCAAAGGCATCGGCAGCGCGCGCGGACGCGGCACGGCCGACACCAGGAACGTATTGCGCCCAGCGAGGATACGGAGGCGCGACCGCGGCGGCAGGGACATCTCATACGCACCCGGCGCCGTCGTCGACGGGCGGGCGCGGTTCTGCGCCACCAACTCGCTCAGCGGCGTCGTCGCACCCGACTCGTCCGTGAACTCGCCGGTCATGTTCTGCGCGAAGTTCACGACGAACTCGTCGCCGTGCGGCGCGACGAGTGCGAACTCGGGCGCCGGCGCGTCCGCGAACGGGAACTCGACGTTCTCCGTGGTGCCGATGCGGAAATACGGGGACTCTTTTTCGCGGCGGAGGCGCAGGAGCCCAATCGTGGCGAGCACGAGCGCGCCGCCGAAGCCGCCGAACGTAATGAAGTCGTACGCGATGCTCAGCGGCCGAGGCCGGAAGTCGTGCAGCGGCAGTCGCTCGACCTCCGTCCACTCGTGCAGCGCTTCCTTGTTGAACTTGGCGTTGGCCACCCCCGTGAAGAAGCCGTAGAAGCCGATGAGGAGGCAGATCGCCGCCCCGACGAACAGCGCGATGGTCCGGGTGGAGACCTTGCCGCCCCGCGGATTCGTCAGGTGCCGGACGTCGACCACCGAGTCGTCGAGCATGGCGGCGACCTCGACCGCCGGCGCACCGGCCACGTCGTCGACGAGATCGGTGAGCGGCGCGGCG containing:
- a CDS encoding FHA domain-containing protein — its product is MAGARIPLTFRIFKGDELIREETLTQPVIKVGKLSSSHLRLDDESVSRMHAVIEVQGPGDISIIDLGSTKGTIVNGQKVNKAKLQDGDLIQLGDLRIEFSVGEPVEDMDDAPTKVQESPIATQSGPQEVIASVPHPSVGGPGAPAARAPAAAPAAVAPPAAAAHVPPPAGIAPPPGLGGAAPAPTYGAPAPASGPPVYGGAAPAAPLTDLVDDVAGAPAVEVAAMLDDSVVDVRHLTNPRGGKVSTRTIALFVGAAICLLIGFYGFFTGVANAKFNKEALHEWTEVERLPLHDFRPRPLSIAYDFITFGGFGGALVLATIGLLRLRREKESPYFRIGTTENVEFPFADAPAPEFALVAPHGDEFVVNFAQNMTGEFTDESGATTPLSELVAQNRARPSTTAPGAYEMSLPPRSRLRILAGRNTFLVSAVPRPRALPMPLLATIDRTILSYVGGAAAVMLGFLALAFSAPPSAETMFFDPLGGDMRMARVQTAPVEDPKQEEQLAEDDKGDDKSGGTGTKMALDEGKMGKKDSTRQSGQYAMKRNYDGDPQLARQQAMEAARTSGILGAFNAQPGGAFASITGTGDFSSGLDDRDVYGGLIGNEVGEMQGGWGYGLKGTGPGGGGTGWGTIGTGRYGTIGHGSGTGSGYGIGSAGGGMRGRKARPPQVSIGHATATGDLDKSIIRRYIRKKLPQIKYCYEKQLLVNQKLSGTVVTNFTISGNGAVLSVTAGGIGDKTVENCVAAAIKTIQFPKPKGGGLVNVRYPFTFRPAGE